A region from the Medicago truncatula cultivar Jemalong A17 chromosome 6, MtrunA17r5.0-ANR, whole genome shotgun sequence genome encodes:
- the LOC25497242 gene encoding dehydration-responsive element-binding protein 1A, with amino-acid sequence MFTTNNSSYSHSISSEASSSYYNSLPESEIRLAASNPKKRAGRKIFKETRHPVYRGVRKRNLDKWVCEMREPNTKTRIWLGTFPTAEMAARAHDVAAMALRGRYACLNFADSVWRLPIPATSSIKDIQKAATKAAEAFRPDNTIMITNIETVVAVVATKELNMFCVEEEEEMLNMPEFWRNMALMSPTHSFEYHDQYEDFHFQDFQDDEDFKRRSITMSWVLTAIGVLSPHFTVTSRIVIVAVTANPTFLFLVSLFSSWQGKLQKKNMNET; translated from the exons ATGTTTACTACTAACAACTCTTCCTATTCACACTCCATTTCCTCAGAAGCATCTTCTTCCTACTATAACTCATTACCGGAATCGGAGATACGATTAGCAGCTAGTAACCCGAAGAAGAGAGCAGGGAGGAAGATATTCAAGGAAACTCGCCACCCGGTGTATAGAGGTGTAAGGAAGAGGAACTTAGATAAATGGGTTTGTGAAATGAGGGAACCCAACACGAAGACTAGAATTTGGCTAGGAACTTTTCCAACAGCCGAGATGGCAGCCCGAGCCCACGATGTTGCTGCGATGGCATTGAGGGGTCGCTACGCCTGTCTCAATTTTGCAGATTCGGTGTGGCGGCTTCCTATTCCAGCAACTTCCTCAATAAAAGATATTCAAAAGGCAGCTACAAAAGCCGCCGAAGCTTTTAGACCAGACAATACTATAATGATTACCAACATTGAGACTGTTGTAGCTGTTGTCGCCACAAAGGAGTTGAATATGTTTTgtgtggaagaagaagaggaaatgTTGAATATGCCGGAGTTTTGGAGGAATATGGCACTAATGTCCCCTACACATAGCTTTGAGTATCATGATCAATATGaagattttcattttcaagacTTTCAAGATGATGAG GACTTTAAAAGAAGATCTATCACCATGAGTTGGGTTCTTACTGCAATTGGAGTTCTTTCGCCACATTTCACGGTAACATCAAGGATCGTGATTGTTGCCGTGACCGCAAACCCTACTTTTCTATTTCtggtttctttgttttcttcttggCAAGGAAAGCTACAAAAGAAGAATATGAATGAAACTTGA
- the LOC25497245 gene encoding dehydration-responsive element-binding protein 1C isoform X1: MYTSNNGEGRLAASCPKKPAGRKKFKETRHPVYRGVRKRNLDKWVCEMREPNKKTRIWLGTFATAEMAARAHDVAAIALRGRYACLNFADSAWKLPIPASAEAKDIQRAAGEAAEAFRPDKTLMTTGIDTVVAVVVAVEEEEEVLNMFCVEVEKEEEVLNMQELWKNMALMSPTHSFEHEYEDFDVQFQDEETLVFSILFLFQEHHHV; the protein is encoded by the exons ATGTATACAAGTAACAACGGGGAGGGGCGGTTAGCGGCGAGTTGCCCAAAAAAACCAGCAGGGAGGAAGAAGTTTAAGGAGACTCGCCACCCGGTGTATAGAGGTGTGAGGAAGAGGAACTTAGATAAATGGGTGTGTGAAATGAGGGAACCAAATAAGAAGACTAGGATTTGGCTAGGGACTTTTGCAACAGCCGAGATGGCTGCCCGTGCACACGACGTTGCAGCAATTGCATTGAGGGGCCGCTACGCCTGTCTCAACTTTGCAGACTCGGCGTGGAAGCTTCCTATTCCTGCCTCCGCTGAAGCAAAAGACATTCAAAGGGCAGCTGGAGAAGCCGCTGAGGCTTTCAGACCAGACAAGACTTTAATGACTACTGGCATTGACACGGTTGTGGCTGTTGTCGTTGCGgtggaagaagaggaagaagtgTTGAATATGTTTTGTGTGGAAGTCGAAAAAGAAGAGGAAGTGTTGAATATGCAAGAGTTGTGGAAAAATATGGCACTAATGTCCCCTACACATAGTTTTGAGCATGAGTATGAAGATTTTGATGTACAATTTCAAGATGAAGAG ACATTAGTGTTCTCTATACTCTTTCTCTTTCAAGAGCACCATCATGTGTGA
- the LOC112422827 gene encoding uncharacterized protein: MPESVESHSIPSDIEAEEEERIVEGPKRCRGPTRMLDIWEMDDDFIIVKLDNFGRPIGDEGTAFTCYLGSIVRKSQYAPINIKTWKDMPSDNKKAMLKQIADFIIVT; encoded by the exons ATGCCTGAGTCTGTAGAATCTCACTCCATTCCTTCTGACATAGaagctgaagaagaagaacgtATTGTGGAag GACCTAAACGATGTAGAGGTCCAACAAGAATGTTAGATATATGGGAAATGGATGATGATTTCATAATTGTTAAGTTGGATAACTTTGGACGACCAATTGGTGATGAAGGGACAGCTTTTACTTGTTACTTAGGTAGTATTGTTAGAAAGTCTCAATATGCACCCATCAACATCAAAACTTGGAAAGATATGCCCTCAGATAATAAAAAAGCGATGCTGAAACAAATAGCCGATTTCATAATCGTTACTTAG
- the LOC25497244 gene encoding dehydration-responsive element-binding protein 1C — MFTNNNGEGRLAESCPKKPAGRKKFKETRHPVYRGVRKRNLDKWVCEMREPNKKTRIWLGTFPTAEMAARAHDVAAMALRGRYACLNFADSVWRLPIPASAEAKDIQRAAAEAAEAFRPDKTLMTNDIDTVVAVVVTEELSLFCVELEEEEEVLNMFCVEVEKEEEVLNMSEMWRNMALMSPTHSMEHEYENFDLQDFQDEEVLKKSQLK, encoded by the exons ATGTTTACTAATAACAATGGGGAGGGGCGATTAGCGGAAAGTTGCCCGAAGAAACCGGCCGGGAGGAAGAAGTTTAAGGAGACTCGCCACCCGGTGTATAGGGGTGTGAGGAAGAGGAACTTAGATAAATGGGTTTGTGAAATGAGGGAACCCAACAAAAAGACTAGGATTTGGCTAGGGACTTTTCCAACGGCTGAGATGGCTGCACGAGCACACGACGTTGCAGCCATGGCATTAAGGGGCCGCTATGCCTGTCTCAACTTTGCAGACTCGGTGTGGAGGCTTCCTATTCCTGCCTCCGCTGAAGCAAAAGACATTCAAAGGGCAGCTGCAGAAGCCGCCGAGGCTTTCAGACCAGACAAGACTTTAATGACTAACGACATTGACACCGTTGTGGCTGTCGTCGTCACAGAAGAACTTAGTTTATTTTGTGTTGAATtggaagaagaggaggaagtGTTGAATATGTTTTGTGTGGAAGTCGAAAAAGAAGAGGAAGTGTTGAATATGTCAGAGATGTGGAGGAATATGGCGTTAATGTCCCCTACACATAGTATGGAGCATGAgtatgaaaattttgatttacaaGACTTTCAAGATGAAGAG gtattaaaaaaaagtcagtTAAAATGA
- the LOC25497245 gene encoding dehydration-responsive element-binding protein 1C isoform X2, whose protein sequence is MYTSNNGEGRLAASCPKKPAGRKKFKETRHPVYRGVRKRNLDKWVCEMREPNKKTRIWLGTFATAEMAARAHDVAAIALRGRYACLNFADSAWKLPIPASAEAKDIQRAAGEAAEAFRPDKTLMTTGIDTVVAVVVAVEEEEEVLNMFCVEVEKEEEVLNMQELWKNMALMSPTHSFEHEYEDFDVQFQDEEVLKKNQLQ, encoded by the exons ATGTATACAAGTAACAACGGGGAGGGGCGGTTAGCGGCGAGTTGCCCAAAAAAACCAGCAGGGAGGAAGAAGTTTAAGGAGACTCGCCACCCGGTGTATAGAGGTGTGAGGAAGAGGAACTTAGATAAATGGGTGTGTGAAATGAGGGAACCAAATAAGAAGACTAGGATTTGGCTAGGGACTTTTGCAACAGCCGAGATGGCTGCCCGTGCACACGACGTTGCAGCAATTGCATTGAGGGGCCGCTACGCCTGTCTCAACTTTGCAGACTCGGCGTGGAAGCTTCCTATTCCTGCCTCCGCTGAAGCAAAAGACATTCAAAGGGCAGCTGGAGAAGCCGCTGAGGCTTTCAGACCAGACAAGACTTTAATGACTACTGGCATTGACACGGTTGTGGCTGTTGTCGTTGCGgtggaagaagaggaagaagtgTTGAATATGTTTTGTGTGGAAGTCGAAAAAGAAGAGGAAGTGTTGAATATGCAAGAGTTGTGGAAAAATATGGCACTAATGTCCCCTACACATAGTTTTGAGCATGAGTATGAAGATTTTGATGTACAATTTCAAGATGAAGAG gtattaaaaaaaaatcagttacaATGA